A portion of the Rubritalea squalenifaciens DSM 18772 genome contains these proteins:
- a CDS encoding amino acid permease yields MNILIVLIALSVAAFLAFSKKLSGSKTWKATLTPLASIMGSGFLVCAPLIGGIAGPWSVLFMLILLVMAYCVGEVVRYNIRYFEPIEHKNGTPQKIAFLSRIVLSLAYFISVAYYLQLLSTFALTSFGIDEHLKVEFLTTTILAVIAFVGVTKGLRSLEGLEKYAISLNLGMITALLVALATYNIGLFTEGNWKLPPSSPDMGAYEFRVLLGLLIVVQGFETSRYLGDEHPAEQRIKTMRYAQWISTVIYILFIGLMTVLFEANMDAKVTEVIKLTAPIAAVLPVLLTVAAIGSQFSASVADDAAAGGLLEDLFSIKPKIAYAIVMAASISVVWLTSVNEVIAVASRAFALFYCLQALVAALLARKETHHGRCIFFIITAVLCLMVTIFGVPAG; encoded by the coding sequence GTGAACATACTCATCGTGCTCATTGCCCTCTCGGTGGCTGCCTTTCTTGCCTTTTCTAAGAAACTCAGCGGATCAAAAACTTGGAAGGCTACTTTGACCCCGCTGGCCTCCATCATGGGGAGTGGCTTTCTGGTGTGTGCGCCACTGATCGGCGGCATAGCTGGTCCCTGGTCGGTCCTGTTCATGCTGATTCTGCTGGTGATGGCCTACTGTGTGGGCGAGGTCGTGCGCTACAACATCCGCTACTTTGAACCCATTGAGCACAAGAATGGCACGCCGCAGAAGATCGCCTTCCTTTCGCGGATAGTTCTTTCACTGGCCTACTTCATCTCGGTGGCCTACTACTTGCAGCTTCTCTCCACCTTTGCGCTGACGAGCTTCGGCATCGATGAGCACCTCAAGGTAGAGTTCCTAACGACTACGATTCTAGCCGTCATTGCCTTCGTAGGAGTGACCAAAGGGCTGCGGTCTCTGGAGGGGCTAGAGAAGTATGCGATCAGCTTGAACCTGGGCATGATCACCGCATTGTTGGTCGCCTTGGCCACCTACAACATCGGTCTGTTCACTGAGGGAAACTGGAAGCTTCCGCCAAGTTCGCCGGACATGGGCGCTTATGAATTCAGGGTTCTGTTAGGTCTGCTGATCGTGGTGCAAGGATTTGAAACTTCACGCTATCTTGGAGATGAGCATCCTGCCGAGCAACGCATCAAGACCATGCGCTACGCCCAGTGGATCTCTACGGTGATCTACATCCTATTCATCGGCCTGATGACAGTGCTCTTTGAAGCCAATATGGATGCCAAGGTTACAGAGGTGATCAAGCTGACAGCGCCCATCGCGGCGGTCCTGCCGGTCCTCTTGACTGTGGCGGCGATAGGATCCCAGTTCAGTGCCTCGGTAGCAGATGATGCGGCAGCAGGGGGGCTGCTAGAGGATCTCTTTTCCATCAAGCCCAAGATTGCCTATGCGATTGTGATGGCTGCCTCCATTTCCGTGGTCTGGTTGACCTCGGTGAATGAGGTGATCGCGGTGGCTTCCAGAGCCTTTGCCTTGTTTTACTGTTTGCAGGCCTTGGTAGCCGCGCTCTTGGCGAGAAAAGAGACTCATCACGGACGCTGTATCTTTTTCATCATCACCGCGGTGCTGTGCCTCATGGTTACGATCTTCGGCGTGCCAGCAGGATAG
- a CDS encoding DUF5069 domain-containing protein, producing the protein MGDLCGDMANEQLKQLAKDLSKEPPRSPRDTIAGYVIAARMLDKCRAVIAETNDEYHFDCPLDRLFFDFTEIDSHTFREFVATGATDKEVENFIERHAKKREKIEIIKWNNDLRYKSIADMPDELQEFLEGYIKEYVPKHRPVYVWFDVYDLEEGRL; encoded by the coding sequence ATGGGCGACCTGTGTGGTGATATGGCTAATGAACAATTAAAACAACTCGCCAAGGACCTCTCCAAGGAGCCCCCTCGTAGCCCGCGTGACACCATTGCCGGATACGTCATCGCGGCGCGGATGTTAGACAAATGCCGTGCGGTGATTGCGGAGACGAATGATGAGTATCACTTTGACTGCCCGCTGGACCGCCTGTTCTTTGACTTTACGGAGATCGACTCGCATACCTTCAGGGAATTCGTGGCCACGGGTGCTACGGACAAGGAGGTGGAAAACTTCATCGAGAGACACGCCAAGAAGCGGGAGAAAATAGAAATCATCAAGTGGAACAACGATCTTCGTTACAAGTCGATCGCGGACATGCCGGATGAACTGCAGGAATTCCTGGAAGGTTACATCAAGGAATACGTTCCCAAGCATCGTCCAGTCTATGTCTGGTTTGATGTCTACGACCTGGAGGAAGGTCGTCTCTAG
- a CDS encoding LamG-like jellyroll fold domain-containing protein, which produces MKILPTSLFSLLVLTGSSHAALLLHYAFDEGSGTTVTDSSGNGRDLTLNGGSTWNATGGAFGGSVNLGGALARAGGVSASTISSLNTVTGNQVTIAFWANVNSESVGSNPFTISNSNNSVGTRILQAHLEWSDGTTYFDAAWDVSSANRVSGDLGDVSSDLNHYIFTYDGDAGQMAIYKNNVLQFSNNSAPGGAINWAGIQNFELGAFSFNNGLWAGEMDDFAMWNEVLDEQDRTQIFNSGVASIPEPSGAALLGLAGLGFILRRRR; this is translated from the coding sequence ATGAAAATACTCCCGACCTCCCTCTTCAGCTTGCTTGTACTCACTGGCTCGTCTCATGCAGCCTTGCTACTTCACTACGCCTTTGACGAGGGTAGTGGTACCACGGTGACCGATAGTTCAGGCAATGGACGAGACCTAACCTTGAATGGAGGCTCTACCTGGAATGCGACGGGCGGAGCCTTTGGAGGATCAGTGAATCTGGGCGGAGCCTTGGCTCGTGCTGGCGGTGTTTCTGCCTCCACGATTTCCAGCTTGAATACCGTTACGGGTAATCAGGTCACGATTGCATTCTGGGCGAACGTGAACAGTGAGAGCGTGGGGTCCAATCCATTTACGATCAGTAATAGTAATAACTCAGTCGGTACCCGCATCTTGCAAGCGCACTTGGAGTGGTCGGACGGGACCACCTACTTTGATGCGGCCTGGGATGTCAGCTCTGCAAACCGGGTCAGCGGAGATCTGGGAGATGTCTCATCTGATCTGAATCACTACATCTTTACCTATGATGGTGATGCCGGCCAGATGGCCATCTATAAAAACAACGTCTTACAATTTTCCAATAACTCAGCTCCAGGTGGAGCGATCAACTGGGCGGGCATCCAGAACTTTGAGCTTGGTGCTTTCTCATTCAATAATGGCTTGTGGGCAGGTGAAATGGATGACTTCGCGATGTGGAATGAAGTGCTTGATGAGCAAGATCGCACACAGATTTTTAACAGTGGTGTGGCCTCCATTCCTGAGCCATCAGGGGCAGCCCTACTTGGGCTGGCCGGACTCGGATTCATCCTCCGTCGTCGCCGCTAG